Genomic window (Parabacteroides sp. FAFU027):
TCCTGACGGAACTGACGAATAGTTGTGTCTTTATCGATGATCAACAATTCGATATCAGCGATTTCTGCGAAGTCTTCCATCATCTCAGTTGTAAGAGAGAATGAGAAACAAGAGTGGTGAGTACCACCAGCCAAAATCCATGCACCTGCACCAATTTCGAAGTTAGGCATTGGTTTCCACAATGCACAAGCTACAGGAAGTTTAGGAAGAGCTTGTGGCTCGATTACCTCTACTTCATTCAGAATCATACGGAAACGGTTACCCATATCCACGATAGTAGTAGCAACACCTGTACCTTTGTGAGCCTGGAAAATCAAACGTGCACAAACACCTGCATCGCCAATTCCTAAGAAGTGTACTTCGATACGTGGTTTGTTACCTGCAATTTCAGGGTTGATTTCCAACATGTGAGACTGAAGGATAGAGCTGTTTTCACCGTCGAAGTTCAATACATAATCTTCAAGGAATGAGCAACCACCAGGAAGACCTTGTGCCATTACCCACATAGTACGTGACAATGCAGCAGATTTCCAGTCACCTTCAGCACCGAAACCGTAACCTTCTGCCATCAAACGCTGAGAAGCAAATCCCATCAACTGAGACATACCTTCCAATTCGTTGAAGCTGGTAGTAAACGCTTTAGCACCTTTTGACTCAAGGAAACGACGAAGACCGATTTCCTGAGCAGCAGCCTGACGTACAGAAACGTGTTTTTCAGTTCCTTTTTTGCAATCGTCAGCGAAGTCGTAGATTTTCTCGTAAACATCAACCAAAGCATCAATTTCCGCTTCAGTTACTGCTTCTACGAAAGGAACCAGTTTAGCGATAGGAGCGTTATCCACGTGGTAACCCAAACGGATTTCAGCTTCTACTTTATCACCATCAGTTACTGCTACGTTGTTCATGTTGTCACCGAAACGGATGATCAACATATCCTGTGAATCAGCCCAACCTGCACAAACGCGCATCCAGCCACCGATTTTATCGTGAGTTGATTTGTCTTTCCAGTAACCTACCACCACTTTGCGAGGTTTACGCAGACGGCTGGTGATGTGTCCGAATTCGCGGTCACCGTGAGCCGATTGGTTAAGGTTCATGTAATCCATGTCGATTTCGCCCCATGGAATTTGTTGGTCAAATTGAGTATGTAAGTGCAACAATGGTTTTTTGTAGTCCAAAAGACCGTGGATCCACATTTTAGCAGGAGAGAAAGTGTGCATCCAGGTGATCATACCGATACATTTGGTGTCACCGTTAGCAGCACGCATGATTTCAGCGATTTCTGCTGAAGAGTTTGCAGTTCCTTTATATACAACTTTTACAGGCAAGTTACCAGATTCGTTCAATCCTTTTACCATTTCGTTAGAGTGCGCGTCAACTTTTACAACTGCGTCACCTCCGTACAAAAGCTGAGCTCCTGTAACGAACCATACTTCATAATTTTCAAAAGCCATGATTATTGTTTTTTTAGTGTTAAGTATTTGATTTAATGCAATTAAGTCTGTTATGATTAAAACGGTTATTTCTGCCCGTAGTAAGCTCCCGGTCCGTGTTTACGGTAGAAGTGCTTGGTAATCAAATGGGGATTCATTTGCAATTGCGGATTAACGTTATATGCAATGAATGCCATTTTAGCCACCTGCTCCATTACCACTGCATTGTGAACAGCATCGTGCGCATCTTTACCCCAGGAGAATGGTCCGTGGTTTTTCACCAATACGCCCGGTACATAAACAGGGTTAATACCTTCGAAACGCTCGATGATTACGGTTCCGGTCTCTTTTTCGTATTCACCTGTCACTTCCGCTTCAGTCATCATGCGGGTACATGGAATCCCTTCTGCAAAGTAGTCAGCATGAGTAGTACCGATATTTGGAATATCACATCCTGCCTGCGCCCATGCAGTTGCATAGGTAGAGTGTGTGTGAACAACGGCTTTAATTCCGGGGAATGCTTTGTACAACTCCAGGTGAGTTGCTGTGTCAGATGAAGGTTTGAGAGTACCTTCCACTACTTTACCATCGAGGTCAACAACAACCATGTGTTCGGCTTTCATATCATCGTATGATACGCCTGAAGGTTTGATTACGACCAAACCGGATTCACGGTCAATTTCACTAACGTTTCCCCAGGTAAAGATTACCAAACCGTGCTTCACTAATTCGAGATTAGCCTGAAACACTTTTTCTTTGAGTTCTGCGAGCATTTTGAAATTGGTTAAATAAGTTTTTGTTTGCAAACGTCGGTTCCGAAAGGATTCGGATAAGTGAAGATGGTTCTTAAAACCATTAAGTGTGATTCTTACACTTATTCGACTCTGCAAAAGTAGAAATAAATGAAGATTGGGCAACCACCAAAGATTATGTTATGCAACACATTACGCAAAACGAACTTAAAGATGTTGAACAACACAAATACAACAACTCAAACACCTGTTTTTCAGACGCCTAAATTAAACCACAAGCTTTGACGGTTTGTTCGCTCTATTATATATTGTTTAGTGTAGCCCTTACACCTATCTTACAGATGCTATATTTTGTGTATATTTGCGCACATTTTTATGATTGAAAATAAATGAAGAATATCCGCAACTTTTGCATTATTGCTCACATTGACCACGGAAAAAGTACACTGGCTGACCGTCTGCTTGAATTTACGAAAACAGTAGAAGGAAAAGACCTTCAGGCGCAGGTACTCGATAATATGGATCTGGAACGCGAACGAGGCATCACCATCAAAAGCCACGCCATCCAGATGGAATACGTTTATCAAGGTGAAAAATATATCCTTAACCTGATTGACACTCCGGGACACGTTGACTTTTCATACGAGGTTTCCCGCTCGATTGCCGCCTGCGAAGGTGCATTGCTGATTGTTGACGCTACACAGGGAATCCAGGCGCAAACCATTGCCAACCTATACATGGCCATCGAGCATGACTTGGAAATTATCCCCATTGCCAACAAAGTGGACCTCGAAAGCGCCATGCCGGAAGAGGTGGAAGACCAAATCATCGAATTGCTGGGTTGCAAACGCGAAGAGATTATCCGTGCCAGTGGCAAAACCGGTATTGGCGTGGAAGACATTCTGGCCGCAATCGTAAACCGCGTTCCAGCTCCTAAAGGTGACCCGGAAGCCCCACTACAATGTCTTATTTTCGACTCTGTATTCAATTCTTTCCGCGGAATCATCGCTTATTTCAAAATTGTAAACGGCACTATCCGTAAAGGCGACAAGGTAAAATTCTTCTCTACAGGCAAAGAGTATGAGGCTGACGAAATCGGTGTACTTAAACTCAATATGGCTCCTCGCGAAGAGCTGGGAACAGGGGACGTAGGCTATCTGATCACCGGTATCAAGACCTCCAAAGAGGTGCGTGTTGGTGATACCATTACACATATTGCTAATCCTTGTAAAAGTGGAATCGCCGGTTTTGAAGAGGTAAAACCAATGGTATTTGCCGGGATTTATCCTATCGAAGCAGAAGACTTCGAAGATCTGCGTGCATCTTTGGAAAAACTCCAACTGAACGATGCCTCCCTGACTTTCCAGCCTGAATCATCACTGGCTTTGGGCTTCGGGTTCCGATGCGGTTTCCTTGGATTGTTGCACATGGAGATTATCCAGGAGCGTCTCGACCGCGAGTTCGATATGGACGTTATCACCACTGTTCCTAACGTTTCGTACCGCGTGTATGACAAACAGGGTATAATGTCGGAAGTGCATAACCCGTCCGGTCTCCCTGATCCTACTCATATCGAAAGTATCGAAGAGCCGTATATCCGAGCAACTGTCATCACTACCACAAACTTCATCGGACCGATCATGTCGCTTTGTCTCGGCAAGCGTGGTGAACTGCTCAAACAGGAGTACATCTCAGGTGACCGCGTGGAGATCATCTATGATATGCCATTGGGTGAAATTGTAATCGACTTTTACGATAAACTGAAGAGTATTTCGAAGGGGTATGCTTCATTTGACTACCACATCCACGACTTCCGTCCGTCGAAGCTGGTAAAACTGGACATCCTGCTTAACGGCGAATCGGTGGATGCCCTTTCTACACTAACTCACGTGGATAATGCTTACGGACTGGGACGTCGCATGTGTGAGAAACTGAAAGAGCTAATCCCGCGTCAGCAATTTGACATCGCTATCCAGGCTGCGATCGGAGCGAAAATTATCGCACGAGAAACCATCAAAGCGGTTCGTAAAGACGTAACTGCAAAATGTTATGGTGGTGATATTTCCCGTAAGCGTAAACTGCTCGAGAAACAGAAGAAAGGTAAAAAACGCATGAAACAGATCGGTTCGGTTGAGGTTCCGCAGAAAGCGTTCCTCGCAGTATTGAAACTGGATTAATATTGAAAATACAGCTTATTCATCAAATAAAAAAGGCACCAATTGGTGCCTTTTTTATTTGGATATATCCATTTACTCTTGACTCTCTTTTTTCTTTGCGAAATAAATCTTATAAAGCAAATAAACGATTCCTGCCATAAGGATTAAGCCCCAAAGCTTTACGATAAACAGGAACAATTCAGAAATAACCACCCAACCGACTTTAATTGCCTCCCAAAGCTTAAGGAAAAATCCGGGTTGGTACGCCTCTACATTTTTCTCATTTGGAATCAATTCATTTAACATTCCCTGACGCTGATAAACGGAGAGATTAATGGTGCTGTACTTCATCTGATCCTCCAGCGAGAGATTTTCCACAAATGCATTATCTGCTGCTTCCTGCTTGTTTTGCAGGGTCTCCTCGGCAGCTGCCGTTTCACCCAACTTCTTGCCACGGGTATCTATAGATTTTGCAAGTCGGGATTCTGCCGTTTTGGCACGCTTCTGTGTCAGCTTGTTGGTTAACACCTGAAGCGACACGTCATCAGCTTTAATGACTCGATAGTCAAGATAAGTAACCAGACAGGCTAATTGGCGTAACGTGGTATCCAGCTTCACATTAGGAACGCGCAATACCATATCGTTCGTTACTGTGTAATAGGTTGTCTCAAGCGTAGAATCGCTACTAATCTCGGTAGTCTTCACATTATCCTTATTACTGCTCAGATTCGTCGAAGCAACATAACCTCCCATCCGGGCAGTAATATCTTCAATAACTGTCGTTGCCTTTGCTACATTATTCACCCTGAACTTCAGATTCGCTGTCCGGATAAACTTATGAGTAGAATCACCGGGATTTTCAACTGCGGCAGAAGAACTCATATTAACAGTCGTAGAATCTGCCGCTGCCTCATAGCTCATTTTGTCTGCCGCTTTATTGCCACAACCGGTCAACAGTGCAATAACACCAAGAGAAAAGATAATTTGTCTGGTTTTCATAATAAACGATTTTTTAATTGTGTGATAGCTATTTCTTTTCGCAACCTAATTCAACGTTAACATCTGATACAATAAATAATTCTTACACCACTAATTTCACAAGAGAGCTAATCGAAGCGATTAACAAATGCAATTATACAAGTTTTATTTCTATATTTGCTTTCAATAGAACACTAAATTTAATCGGCGTTGATGTTTTTTACAATAACAAGAGAAGATCCGAATACTATGAAGAAAAAGATCTACCAATTCTGCACTTTGCTTTTACTAACCATATCAACACTTTACGCTCAGGATGCAAAAGTTCTAAAAATGACTCAATACTGTGAAATTGCAGACAATAAGCTCACTGAAACAGATACAATAACATTTGCCATATTCAATCGCAACGGAGAAGAGCACTGTCAAATCAGTATTCCTTATTCTAAAATGGAAAAGTTATCGGATATCAATGGATGGATTGATGACAGCCGTGGCAATAGGATAAGAAATCTTCGCAGTGCAGATATTTCCGATGCAAGTTATAGGAATGCAAGCTCGTTATACCAGGACGAATTCATCAAAACGCTCGTACTTAAGCATAATGTCTATCCTTACATTGTAACCTACACCTACCGGACAACCAGGAAGCAGTTTCTGTCAATTGCCGACTGGACTCCGGTCTATAACTATAGCATGCCGACTGACAAAGCGTCACTAACGATTAAAGTACCCAGGAACTACGATATTAGATTCAAAGAAAATGGTATTCAATCTCATAAAATTGATAGTTTGCCCGGGCAAATCAAACATATCTGGACTGCAACTTATACACAGCCCATACTTTCCGAAAAGTACAGCATTGACAGAGAGGAACTGACACCCTATGTAAAAGTAGTACCCAGACACTTTATCTATGGTGTGGAAGGTGAGCTTCAGAGCTGGGAATCCTTCGGCAACTGGTATTGGCGCCTGACCAAAGGATTAAACGATTTATCAGCTCAGGACAAAGAGCAAGTGCAAGAGCTCACCCGCGGCATCACGGATAAAAAGGAGATGATCAGAAAAATCTATCATTTCATGCAGGACCAGACCCGCTACATCAATATTTCTCTTAACATCGGGGGACTTAAACCCTACCCGGCCTCCTATGTATCAACCAACAAATATGGTGACTGCAAAGCATTGAGTAATTATATGAAGTCATTGCTCGAGAGCGTCGGTATCCCGTCTTATCTTACGATCATCGAAGGAGATCATTTACCTAAAAAGGTTTTGAAAGATTTCCCATCCAGTCAGTTTAATCATGTGATCCTTACCGTTCCACTGGATAAAGACACTTTATATCTGGAAAACACAAGTAATATCCATCCCTTCGACTTTACCGGAGCATTTATCCAAAACAGGGAAGCACTATTGATAAGGGAAAAGGGAAGTAAGCTTATTCATATTCCGGCTTTTAGCAGCAAAAAGGGGGAAAACGACAGAACTATCAATATTCACTTAAGCAAAACGGGAAATGCCGATGCTGATCTGAGTTTCCGATTCCGTGGGTATAATTTTGACCTCTTCAATAGCCTGAAGTCGGATTACAATCAGGATTTTCAGGATAGACAGGTGAGAGAATATCTGCCTTTAAGCAATTACGAAGTGATCAGTTGGGACTTAACCAAAGCAGACCGCGATAGCGCTTTCATCACGCTCAACACCAAAGTAAATCTGTACAAGTATCTGAAGCCCATCGGAAATGAATTTTATTTCAGCCTTCTCCCCATTGGCACCCTTGGATTTGAGACTCCTCAAAGCCGAACTTTGGCGGTATCACTTCCTTTTCCAATTTCATATACAGATACCATCAACTTCATTTTCCCCGACGGTTATAAACTTAAGAATCTTCCCGAGACACAAACCATGCAAAGTAAATATGGCAAATGCAATCTTCTGTTTTTAGACAAAAAAGATACTATGACACAGGTGCGGCAGTTTGAACTGAATGCCGGAACTATTGATAGAAAGGAATACGATGCTTTTTATGAATTTCTCAAGCGGATTGCCGAGTCTGATCGAAGAAAAATTGTAATTACCACCAAATAATAACGATACTAAAACACGAAACTAATGAAAAAGCAGTTCTTAATCGTGATGTTTTTCATTGCCAGTCTGCCTGCAATGAGAGCACAAAACAATGACCTGGCATCTCTTAACGAGGCGCTGACACAAAAACAATACCCTGGTGATCCTGCCGCTGAAGCCGCAATCCTGAGTGATGTAGGAAGGTCTTTTTTCGAAAGCGGCGACGAAGGTTTTTCTCTCTATTTTGAGCGTAAAACCAGAGTCAAGATTTACAAAAAAGCAGGTTTAAAATGGGGTGAGATTGAAATTCCATTCTATTTTGCCAATGAAGGAATTGAAAGAATTTATGATATTATCGGCGCAACTTACAATCTGGAGGACGGTATTGTAAAATCGACGCCATTGGCAATCGATAAAAAGCTGGAAGAGAAAGTTGATAAGAATTGGCGGATAATGAAATTTGCCATGCCCAATGTAAAAGTGAGCTCCGTTATAGATGTATCCTACAAAATCAGCAGTCCATACCTGTTTAACCTGCGTAGCTGGGATTTTCAATACAAAATCCCCATCAAATATAGCGAGTACCGTACCTGTATGAATCCATTCTACGAATACATTTATATTCTGCAAGGTACAAATCAGTTAAGTGGATTCAATTCATTTGTTGATCCTGGAATGAGCCGACACTTTGGAGGTATCGAATACCATGACATGATATACGAATTTATCATGAAAGATGTTCCGGCATTCAGAGATGAAACATTTATCTCCTCAGCTAATGACTATATGATCAAACTGAACTTTCAGCTTTCAAAGATACATTATCCAACCGGAGGTGAACGTAAAATCATGTCGACTTGGGAAAATCTCGTTAAAGAGATGCTTGGTTCCGACGGCTATGCCGGTTATTTATCAGATGCAGAGAAGAAAGCCAAAGCGATAGTAGATACTATGAAATTCAGGTCAACCGATCCACTTGAAAAGGCGAAAGCCATTGAACGTTATATAAAAGACAACTTCAGTTGGAACGGAGATGTAACGAAATTCCCTGATAGCAGCCTAAAAGAACTTCTTAAAACAAAACGGGGAAATAGTGCCCAAATCAATCTGTTTCTTATCGGGATGTTGAAGGCCGCGGGCATTGAGACTTCACCGGTACTGCTTAGTACACGTGGGCATGGAAAGATATTCTCTGACTATCCCTTCCTGCATTTCTTTAATTATGTGATTGCAATGGCGAAAGTAGGAGAAGATCTTATTCCGTTGGATGCCACCGACCCATTGAGTAATTTCATGGAAATACCTCCTGTCTGTTTCAACGATAAGGGACTGTTACTTAAGAAAGAAAACGCGCAATGGATTACAATTAATAATCCCGGCTTGTCAAACTCAACCTATGTTCTGGACCTTCAACCTGACCCGATAAAAGAAAATGTATCAGGAAAAATAAAGATTGAGACTACTGGTTATGATGCTCTGAAACTCCGCGAACAATATCAGTCAAACTTTAAGCAATTTAAGAGCGATATCTTACCTTCAACCCTTACGCTAGCAGACTCTATTAAGACTAATAATCTGTCTCAATATGAAAAATCTTTTGAAGTTAATTTCGGAGCCAATACTCCTTTGGAGAAAGTGGAAGACAAACTGATTATTTCACCATTCTGCAATCTTTCTATCACAGAAAATCCGTTGAAAGGAGTTAGCCGTAGTTACCCGATTGACATGAACTATAAAAAAGAGAAGAAATATATCGCTACTATCCAAATTCCCAAAGGCTACAAAGTATTCTCAAAACCGGAAGATCTGAAATTGTCAAACAATCTGGGTGCTATCTCATTTACAACTGAAATTATTGACAATCAGACTGTCAAAATCATTGGTAGTTATAAGTTTAACAACGACGTGATTAATGCCGATCAATACTATGAATTGAAAGGATTCTTCAATAAAATCGTGGATAAATTCAACGAAAAAGTAATCTGCATAAAAGGATAACTGTCTCTCAATAAAAAGCGCCGAAATTGTGACGATTCCGGCGGTTTTTATTTTAAATCAACACCTTCAGCACCCTGCCTATCTTTATAAACGCTTCCACTGCTTTCTGTAAATGTTCATGTGTATGTGCTGCCGAGACCTGCACACGAATCCTGGCCTTACCTTCCGGTACAACAGGATAGAAAAATCCTATCACGTAGATGCCTTCATCAAGCAGCTTCTGGGCAAATCGTTGAGCCAGCACTGCATCGTATAGCATAATTGCACAAATAGATGATTCCGTCGGTTTAATATCGAAGCCCGCGTGAATCATCTTTTCCACAAAGAAGTCTGTATTGTGGTGCAACCGTTCTACCCATTCGTCAGACTCTTCGAGCAGATCAAACACCCGCAACGCCGCGCTGACTACTGCTGGTGGTAACGAGTTCGAAAAGAGATACGGACGTGAGCGTTGGCGCAGCAAGTCGATAAATTCCTTACGTCCGGTCGTAAATCCACCAATCGCTCCACCAAAAGCTTTTCCCAGAGTCCCCGTGATAATATCGACCTGACCGCGAATATTAAACAATTCTGTAACTCCCCTGCCCTTTTTACCAACCACTCCGGCAGAATGACATTCATCCACCATCACCAGAGCATCGTATTTTTCGGCTAAGGCCACAATCTTATCCACCGGAGCCACATTTCCATCCATCGAAAAAACACCGTCCGTGGCGATGATGCGGAAACGTTCATTCTGAGCCAACTGCAATTGTTTCTCTAAATCAGCCATATCGGCATTGGCATATCGATACCGCTTGGCTCGCGAAAGCCTTACTCCATCAATGATTGAAGCATGATTCAATGAATCGGAGATAATGGCATCCTCCTCTGTGAAGAGTGGCTCAAAAATGCCTCCGTTCGCATCAAAACAGGCCGCATAGAGAATAGTATCTTCTGTGCCAAAGAAATCGGCAATGCGCTGTTCCAGCAATTTATGAATATCCTGCGTTCCGCAAATAAAGCGTACCGAAGACATCCCGTATCCCCGGTTATCCAGACCAGCCTTAGCAGCTTCAATCAGGTCGGGATGGTTTGACATACCCAGGTAATTATTGGCACAAAAGTTTATCACCTCGCGTCCGTCATTGAGCTTAATCACCGCATCCTGTGGACTGCAAATGATTCGCTCCTGCTTATAGAGACCGCTTTCTTTGATTTTTTGCAGCTCTGCCTGAAGATGCTGTCTGATTTTTCCGTACATGATAATATTTTTAAGGAGTTAAGTCTAATGCGGAATTATTTTTTCGATATATTTACAACAAGTTGAAGTCGGGGAATGTTGTTACGATAGACCTCTCCACTCCTCCTAAAAGAGGGGAAACCTGGAGCGAAAATAGTAAAAGACAACTATTATGAATAAAATTCTTATCACCGGAGCGTTGGGACAAATCGGGTCGGAACTTTCACACGCATTCAATGAGCGTTACGGGAATGAAAACGTCATTGTTTCTGATGTGAATCCCGATTTGAATGGTATTTATCCGGAAAATATATTTGTGCAGACAGATGTTACGGACATTGATGCCCTTGATAATCTCATTCAACAACATCAGATTGACACCGTAATACACCTTGCCGCAATCTTATCTGCCAAAGGAGAACAAAATCCGGAACTGGCCTGGCACATCAATGTGAACGGCTTGCTCAATGTGATAAAACTCGGCATCAAATACAATCTCGACCGGTTGATGGTTCCCAGTTCGATTGCAGTATTCGGTCCGCAATCCACGCTTTACAACGCCCCGCAAGAAACAATATTGAAGCCCAATACAATGTACGGCATTTCGAAAGTGATTGGTGAAATGCTCGGGAGTTATTATTACCGGAAAAACGGACTGGATTTTCGCGGTATCCGCTATCCCGGCATCATCAGTTACAAAACACCGCCGGGCGGAGGAACAACGGATTATGCCGTCGAGATTTTCTACGAAGCGCTCAAAACCGGACATTACACCTGTTTCCTGAGCAGCGAAGCTTGCCTGCCAATGATGTATATGCCCGACTGTGTAAGGGCGACCATCGAACTGCTGGAAGCAGATGCTGAATTTCTCAAACATCACGGTGACTACAATGTCGGAGCCATGAGCTTTACCCCTGAAGATTTGGCCAATGAAATCCGCAAATACATTCCTAACTTTACCATTGACTACAAACCTGATTTCCGGCGCGAAATCGCCAAATACTGGCCGGCATCCATTGACGATTCTGCCGCTTGTGCCGATTGGGGATGGCTGCCCCGATATAATTTGGAAATGATGGTCAAAGATATGCTCGTGCATGTGGCCGAGAAACTGAATATTCCATTTTCACTTAAACAATAAAAACAAATCAATATGGCTTACCGCATCGTATTTACCATGCTTATGTTCATCGTGTTATTCAATGGAATAACCGACTGGTATTTCTACAAAAGAGTGCTGCAACGATTCAATGCTCCTCAATGGCTGAAGAAGACACATATCTGCATCAGTCTCTTTTTTGTAGCCTATGTTATCTTCCTTATTTACAAGTTTATCAATCCTTATACCGACCCAACCTCCACCGTTTATGTTTGGGGAACATACACTTTTCTGCTTTTTTATTTACCCAAACTGGCTTTCCTGTTGCTCTCCTGGCCAGAGCTTATCTGGAAAAAGACAAAAGGTTTTTCAATCGCAGGAGGAGTGCTCGGGCTGACCATTGCAGGATGTATGCTTTGGGGGTCATTGGTCGGACGTTTTCAGTTTCAGGAAAATAAGGTCAATATTCCATCAGAAAGACTTCCAAAGGCTTTCGACGGATATACGGTGGTACAGTTCTCTGATACTCACCTTGGCAACTTCGGACACGACAATTCCATCATTCAGGAGATGGTGGACCGGATTAACGCGACACATCCTGACCTCATCGTCTTTACCGGTGACCTGGTAAATACCAAATCGGGAGAAATTGACCGCTTCTATCCTATTCTGACAAAGCTCAAAGCCAGGGACGGAGTCTATTCCATCATGGGTAATCACGATTACGGCGATTATGTCTATTGGAGAAAACCTTATGAGCATCAGGAAAACCTTGACAATTTGCATAAGAAACAGGCGAGTCTGGGGTGGAAAATGCTTAACAATCGCTCTGTTTATCTGCACCGTGGCAATGACAGTATCGCTCTGATTGGCGTTGAGAACTGG
Coding sequences:
- the kbl gene encoding glycine C-acetyltransferase translates to MYGKIRQHLQAELQKIKESGLYKQERIICSPQDAVIKLNDGREVINFCANNYLGMSNHPDLIEAAKAGLDNRGYGMSSVRFICGTQDIHKLLEQRIADFFGTEDTILYAACFDANGGIFEPLFTEEDAIISDSLNHASIIDGVRLSRAKRYRYANADMADLEKQLQLAQNERFRIIATDGVFSMDGNVAPVDKIVALAEKYDALVMVDECHSAGVVGKKGRGVTELFNIRGQVDIITGTLGKAFGGAIGGFTTGRKEFIDLLRQRSRPYLFSNSLPPAVVSAALRVFDLLEESDEWVERLHHNTDFFVEKMIHAGFDIKPTESSICAIMLYDAVLAQRFAQKLLDEGIYVIGFFYPVVPEGKARIRVQVSAAHTHEHLQKAVEAFIKIGRVLKVLI
- a CDS encoding NAD-dependent epimerase/dehydratase family protein gives rise to the protein MNKILITGALGQIGSELSHAFNERYGNENVIVSDVNPDLNGIYPENIFVQTDVTDIDALDNLIQQHQIDTVIHLAAILSAKGEQNPELAWHINVNGLLNVIKLGIKYNLDRLMVPSSIAVFGPQSTLYNAPQETILKPNTMYGISKVIGEMLGSYYYRKNGLDFRGIRYPGIISYKTPPGGGTTDYAVEIFYEALKTGHYTCFLSSEACLPMMYMPDCVRATIELLEADAEFLKHHGDYNVGAMSFTPEDLANEIRKYIPNFTIDYKPDFRREIAKYWPASIDDSAACADWGWLPRYNLEMMVKDMLVHVAEKLNIPFSLKQ
- a CDS encoding metallophosphoesterase; this encodes MAYRIVFTMLMFIVLFNGITDWYFYKRVLQRFNAPQWLKKTHICISLFFVAYVIFLIYKFINPYTDPTSTVYVWGTYTFLLFYLPKLAFLLLSWPELIWKKTKGFSIAGGVLGLTIAGCMLWGSLVGRFQFQENKVNIPSERLPKAFDGYTVVQFSDTHLGNFGHDNSIIQEMVDRINATHPDLIVFTGDLVNTKSGEIDRFYPILTKLKARDGVYSIMGNHDYGDYVYWRKPYEHQENLDNLHKKQASLGWKMLNNRSVYLHRGNDSIALIGVENWGEPPFHQYGNLTMAMKNVNSTCYKLLLSHNPEHWRRIILPNIKYDIDLTLAGHTHAWQMAIKIGNKRYSPAAFKYPNWGGLSEEKGKYLYVNEGIGYVMWPMRFGTGPEITVLRLFKN